From a single Musa acuminata AAA Group cultivar baxijiao unplaced genomic scaffold, Cavendish_Baxijiao_AAA HiC_scaffold_927, whole genome shotgun sequence genomic region:
- the LOC135665017 gene encoding ribulose bisphosphate carboxylase large chain: MSCREGLMSPQTETKASVGFKAGVKDYKLNYYTPDYEVKDTDILAAFRVTPQPGVPPEEAGAAVAAESSTGTWTTVWTDGLTSLDRYKGRCYHIEAVVGEENQYIAYVAYPLDLFEEGSVTNMFTSIVGNVFGFKALRALRLEDLRIPTSYSKTFQGPPHGIQVERDKLNKYGRPLLGCTIKPKLGLSAKNYGRAVYECLRGGLDFTKDDENVNSQPFMRWRDRFLFCTEALFKAQAETGEIKGHYLNATAGTCEEMMKRAICARELGVPIVMHDYLTGGFTANTSLAHYCRDNGLLLHIHRAMHAVIDRQKNHGMHFRVLAKALRMSGGDHIHAGTVVGKLEGEREMTLGFVDLLRDDYIEKDRSRGIFFTQDWVSMPGVLPVASGGIHVWHMPALTEIFGDDSVLQFGGGTLGHPWGNAPGAVANRVALEACVQARNEGRDLAREGNEIIREASKWSPELAAACEVWKEIKFEFEPVDKLDKEKK; the protein is encoded by the coding sequence ATGAGTTGTAGGGAGGGACTTATGTCACCACAAACAGAGACTAAAGCAAGTGTTGGATTTAAAGCTGGTGTTAAAGATTACAAATTGAATTATTATACTCCTGACTACGAAGTCAAAGATACTGATATCTTGGCAGCATTCCGAGTAACTCCTCAACCTGGAGTTCCGCCCGAAGAAGCAGGGGCTGCGGTAGCTGCCGAATCTTCTACTGGTACATGGACAACTGTGTGGACTGATGGACTTACCAGTCTTGATCGTTACAAAGGGCGATGCTACCACATCGAGGCCGTTGTTGGGGAGGAAAATCAATATATTGCTTATGTAGCTTATCCTTTAGACCTTTTTGAAGAAGGTTCTGTTACTAACATGTTTACTTCCATTGTGGGTAATGTATTTGGTTTCAAAGCCTTACGAGCTCTACGTCTGGAGGATCTGCGAATTCCCACTTCTTATTCCAAAACTTTCCAAGGCCCGCCTCACGGCATTCAGGTTGAAAGAGATAAGTTGAACAAGTATGGTCGTCCCCTATTGGGATGCACTATTAAACCAAAATTGGGATTATCTGCAAAAAACTACGGTAGAGCGGTTTATGAATGTCTACGTGGTGGACTTGATTTTACCAAAGATGATGAAAACGTAAACTCACAACCATTTATGCGTTGGAGAGATCGTTTCTTATTTTGCACCGAAGCACTTTTTAAAGCGCAGGCCGAAACAGGTGAAATCAAAGGACATTACTTGAATGCTACTGCGGGTACatgtgaagaaatgatgaaaagggCCATATGTGCCAGAGAATTAGGAGTTCCTATCGTAATGCATGACTACTTAACTGGTGGATTCACTGCAAATACTAGCTTGGCTCATTATTGCCGTGACAACGGCCTACTTCTTCACATCCATCGCGCAATGCATGCAGTTATTGATAGACAGAAAAATCATGGTATGCATTTCCGTGTACTAGCTAAAGCATTACGTATGTCTGGTGGAGATCATATTCACGCCGGTACAGTAGTAGGTAAACTGGAAGGGGAACGTGAGATGACTTTAGGTTTCGTTGATTTATTACGTGATGATTATATCGAAAAAGACCGAAGTCGCGGTATTTTCTTCACTCAAGATTGGGTCTCTATGCCAGGTGTTCTGCCCGTGGCTTCAGGGGGTATTCATGTTTGGCATATGCCTGCTCTGACCGAAATCTTTGGGGATGATTCCGTACTACAGTTTGGCGGAGGAACTTTAGGACACCCTTGGGGAAATGCACCTGGTGCAGTAGCTAATAGGGTGGCTTTAGAGGCGTGTGTACAAGCTCGTAATGAGGGACGTGATCTTGCTCGTGAAGGTAATGAAATTATCCGTGAAGCTAGCAAATGGAGCCCTGAACTAGCCGCTGCTTGTGAAGTATGGAAAGAGATCAAATTCGAATTCGAACCAGTAGATAAGCTagataaagagaaaaagtaa
- the LOC135665015 gene encoding acetyl-coenzyme A carboxylase carboxyl transferase subunit beta, chloroplastic-like, with translation MGKWWFRSMLSNEKLEHRCGLSKSRCGLSKSMDSLDGIGHTSRSEQPILNDTKNDTKKKIPSWNHSGNYSFTNVDSLFEIKDIWSLISDDTFLVRDSNGDSYSVYFDIENQIFEVDNDSSFLSELEKKLSSYLSRGSKKKNHYYYHYMYDTQSGWNNHINSCIDSYLRFEVSINSSISGSTNNYSDSYFYNFICTENRNSSESGRSSKRTRKNFNDFHEEVESDFHEEVEFHEEVESDFHEEVESDFHEEVEFHEEVESNDFNEEVESDFNEEVESDFNEEVESDFNEEVESDFNEEVESDFNEEVEFHEEVEFHEEVESDFHEEVESNDFNINQKYKHLWVQCENCYGLNYKKFFKSKMNICEQCGYHLKMSSSDRIELSIDPGTWDPLDKDMISIDPIDFRSKEEPYGDRIDSYQRRTGLADAIQTGIGQINGIPVAIGVMDFQFMGGSMGSVVGEKITRLIEYATNRSLPVIIVCASGGARMQEGSLSLMQMAKISSASSNYQSDKKLFYVSILTSPTTGGVTASFGMLGDIIIAEPNAYIAFAGKRVIEQTLKKVIPEGSQVSEYLFHKGLFDPIVPRNLLKGVLGELFQLHGFFPLNPSSKM, from the coding sequence ATGGGAAAATGGTGGTTCCGTTCGATGTTGTCTAACGAGAAGTTAGAACATAGGTGTGGGCTAAGTAAATCTAGGTGTGGGCTAAGTAAATCAATGGATAGTCTTGATGGTATTGGACATACCAGTAGAAGTGAACAACCTATTCTAAACGATACGAAGAACGATACGAAGAAAAAGATTCCTAGTTGGAATCATAGTGGTAATTATAGTTTCACTAATGTTGATTCTTtatttgaaatcaaggatatttGGAGTTTGATCTCTGATGACACTTTTTTAGTTAGGGATAGTAATGGTGACAGTTACTCTgtatattttgatattgaaaATCAGATTTTTGAGGTTGACAATGATAGTTCTTTTCTGAGTGAACTAGAAAAAAAACTTTCTAGTTATTTGAGTAGGGGGTCTAAGAAAAAGAATCACTACTATTATCATTACATGTATGATACTCAATCTGGTTGGAATAATCACATTAATAGTTGCATTGATAGTTATCTTCGTTTTGAAGTCAGTATTAATAGTTCTATTTCGGGTAGTACCAACAATTACAGTGACAGTTACTTTTATAACTTCATTTGTACTGAAAATAGAAATAGTAGTGAGAGCGGTAGGTCTAGTAAAAGAACTAGAAAAAATTTCAATGATTTCCATGAAGAGgtggaatccgatttccatgaagaagtagaattccacgaagaagtagaatccgacttccatgaagaagtagaatccgatttccatgaagaagtagaattccacgaagaagtagaatccaatgatttcaatgaagaagtagaatctgatttcaatgaagaagtggaatccgatttcaatgaagaagtggaatccgatttcaatgaagaagtggaatccgatttcaatgaagaagtggaatccgatttcaatgaagaagtagaattccatgaagaagtagaattccatgaagaagtagaatccgacttccatgaagaagtagaatccaatgatttcaatataaatcaaaaataCAAACATTTATGGGTTCAATGCGAAAATTGTTatggattaaattataaaaaattttttaagtcaaaaatgaatatttgtgaacagtgtggatatcatttgaaaatgagtAGTTCAGATAGAATTGAACTTTCGATTGATCCCGGAACTTGGGATCCTCTGGATAAAGATATGATATCTATAGACCCCATTGATTTTCGTTCAAAAGAGGAACCTTATGGAGATCGTATCGATTCTTATCAAAGAAGGACAGGTTTAGCTGATGCTATTCAAACAGGCATAGGTCAAATAAATGGTATTCCCGTAGCAATTGGCGTTATGGATTTTCAGTTTATGGGAGGTAGTATGGGATCCGTAGTAGGCGAGAAAATTACTCGTTTGATCGAGTATGCTACTAATCGATCTCTACCTGTCATTATTGTGTGTGCTTCTGGAGGAGCACGCATGCAAGAAGGAAGTTTGAGCTTGATGCAAATGGCTAAAATATCTTCTGCTTCATCTAATTATCAATCAGATAAAAAGTTATTCTATGTATCAATTCTTACATCTCCTACAACTGGTGGAGTAACAGCCAGTTTTGGTATGTTGGGGGATATCATTATTGCTGAACCTAACGCCTACATTGCATTTGCGGGTAAAAGAGTAATtgaacaaacattaaaaaaggtaatacCTGAAGGTTCACAAGTGTCTGAGTATTTATTCCATAAAGGTTTATTCGACCCAATAGTACCACGTAATCTTTTAAAAGGTGTTCTGGGTGAGTTATTTCAGCTCCACGGTTTCTTTCCCTTGAATCCAAGTTCAAAAATGTAA
- the LOC135665016 gene encoding ATP synthase subunit beta, chloroplastic yields MRINPTPSSPAVSTLEEQNLGRIAQIIGPVLDVVFPPGKMPNIYNALVVKGRDTIGQQINVTCEVQQLLGNNRVRAVAMSATDGLMRGMEVIDTGAPLSVPVGGATLGRIFNVLGEPVDNLGPVDTSTTSPIHRPAPAFIQLETKLSIFETGIKVVDLLAPYRRGGKIGLFGGAGVGKTVLIMELINNIAKAHGGVSVFGGVGERTREGNDLYMEMKESGVINEKNIAESKVALVYGQMNEPPGARMRVGLTALTMAEYFRDVNEQDVLLFIDNIFRFVQAGSEVSALLGRMPSAVGYQPTLSTEMGSLQERITSTKEGSITSIQAVYVPADDLTDPAPATTFAHLDATTVLSRGLAAKGIYPAVDPLDSTSTMLQPRIVGEEHYETAQRVKQTSQRYKELQDIIAILGLDELSEEDRLTVARARKIERFLSQPFFVAEVFTGSPGKYVGLAETIRGFQLILSGELDSLPEQAFYLVGNIDEATAKAMNLEEESKLKK; encoded by the coding sequence atgagaatcaaTCCTACCCCTTCTAGTCCTGCGGTTTCcacacttgaagaacaaaacctAGGGCGTATCGCTCAAATTATTGGCCCAGTACTGGATGTTGTTTTTCCTCCGGGCAAGATGCCTAATATTTATAACGCTTTGGTAGTTAAGGGTCGAGATACTATTGGTCAGCAAATTAATGTGACTTGTGAGGTACAACAATTATTAGGAAATAATCGAGTTAGAGCTGTAGCTATGAGTGCTACAGATGGACTGATGAGAGGAATGGAAGTGATTGACACGGGAGCTCCTCTAAGCGTTCCAGTCGGTGGAGCTACCCTCGGACGAATTTTCAACGTTCTTGGGGAGCCTGTTGATAATTTAGGTCCTGTAGATACTAGCACAACATCTCCTATTCATAGACCTGCACCTGCCTTTATACAGTTAGAGACGAAATTATCAATCTTTGAAACAGGAATTAAAGTAGTGGATCTTTTAGCTCCTTATCGCCGTGGAGGAAAAATCGGACTATTTGGAGGAGCTGGAGTAGGTAAAACAGTACTCATCATGGAATTGATCAACAACATTGCCAAAGCTCATGGAGGCGTATCTGTATTTGGCGGAGTAGGCGAACGTACTCGTGAAGGAAATGATCTTTACATGGAAATGAAAGAATCCGgagtaattaatgaaaaaaatattgcagAATCAAAAGTAGCTCTAGTCTACGGTCAAATGAATGAACCGCCGGGAGCTCGTATGAGAGTTGGTTTGACTGCCCTAACTATGGCGGAATATTTCCGGGATGTTAATGAACAAGACGTACTTCTATTCATCGACAATATCTTTCGTTTCGTCCAAGCAGGATCAGAAGTATCCGCCTTATTGGGGAGAATGCCTTCTGCAGTGGGTTATCAACCTACCCTTAGTACAGAAATGGGTTCTTTGCAAGAAAGAATTACTTCTACCAAAGAGGGATCTATAACTTCGATCCAAGCCGTTTATGTACCTGCGGACGATTTGACCGACCCTGCTCCTGCCACGacatttgcacatttagatgctaCTACCGTATTATCGAGAGGATTAGCTGCCAAAGGTATTTATCCAGCAGTGGATCCTTTAGATTCAACGTCAACTATGTTACAACCTCGGATCGTTGGCGAGGAACATTATGAAACTGCGCAAAGAGTTAAGCAAACTTCACAACGTTACAAAGAACTTCAGGACATTATAGCTATTCTTGGGTTGGACGAATTATCCGAAGAAGATCGTTTAACTGTAGCAAGAGCACGAAAAATCGAGCGTTTCTTATCACAACCCTTCTTCGTGGCAGAAGTATTTACTGGTTCTCCAGGAAAATATGTTGGTCTTGCAGAAACAATTAGGGGGTTTCAACTGATCCTTTCCGGAGAATTAGACAGTCTTCCCGAGCAGGCCTTTTATTTAGTAGGTAACATCGATGAAGCTACCGCGAAAGCTATGAACTTAGAAGAGGAGAGCAAATTGAAGAAATGA